The Angustibacter sp. Root456 genome includes the window GGGTCGGTGACGGCCGGTTCGCGGGAGGCGCTTGCGCTGGATGTTATCGATAGTCGATAGTATCGACATTCGATAAACAATCCGGGGAGACCTCATGACCACACCGACCCGCCAGGGCGCCAACGAGCTCGCGGTCGTCGAGTGGCTGCTGCGCGGCGCCGCGGTGCTGGCCGCCGCCGCCGCGCTCTGGATGCTGCTCGGCGCCAACGGCCTCGGACTGGTCAGCTCCTACGGGCGGCCGGGTGCGCCGTCCGACGCGAGCCTGGTGATGAACGAGCGCGTCACGATCGAGGGGGAAGCCGGGCTGGCGACCGTGCGCGCAGCCAACCAGCAGCTCGGGTCGCTCGAGCAGCGCTCCGACGCGGTCGCGGCGTCCGGTCGGCGCGGGCCCAACCTCGCGGAGGTGGAGGGCCCCACCGACGTCACGGTGCAGTTCTGGAGCCCGACCGGCCCGCAGCGCTGGGCCTGGCTGCTCGTGCGCGTCGTGCCCGCCGCCTTCGCGGCCATCGGCCTGTGGCTGCTGGCGGCGCTGACCCGCAGCGCCCACCGCGGCTCGCCCTTCACCCGGCGCAACGTGCACCGGCTCATGCTGCTGACGAGCCTGGTCGCGGCCGGCGGCCTCATCGGCGACTGGGGTGCCGCGCTGGTGCGCATGTGGTTGATCGACAGCAGCGATCTCGGCTCGCTCGTGTCGCCCGGCGCGGAGCTGAGCTTCGCCTTCCTCGGCGTGGTGCTGCTGCTGGGCGTCGTGACCGAGGTCTGGCGGCGCGGCGTCGCGATGCGCGAGGACCTGGACGGCCTGGTGTGAGCGGCGGCGAGGACGCAGAGGCCCACCGCATCGCGTGTCGGCTCGACGTCCTGCTCGAGGAGCGCGGAATCACCCTCACCGAGCTCTCGGCGCGGGTCGGGGTCTCGGTGGTCAACCTCAGCGTGCTCAAGAACGACCGGGCGCGCGCGATCCGCTTCTCGACGCTCACCGCGATCTGCGAGGCACTCGACTGCCAGCCGGGCGACGTCCTCACCCTCGCGCCGTGAGTGCCGACTAGTGACGAGTTCTCAACCCTCGGCGCGCGCAGAAGGGTTCGCGTCGCGTCACAAGTGGTGACGGTCAGACGAGGTCGAGCGCGATGTCGAGGATCGGGCTGGAGTGGGTGAGGCCGCCGACCGAGAGGTAGTCGACCCCGGTGAGGCCGTACTCGCGTGCGTGCTCGAGCGTCAGCCCGCCGGTGCCCTCGATCTCGACGCGCTCGGGCGTCGCGGCGCGGACGGCGTCGACGGTCTCGCGCAACAGGTCGACGGACATGTTGTCGCACAACAGGAATCGCGCCCCGGCGCCGACGGCCTCGAGCGCCTCGGCCACCGTGGTCACCTCGACCTGCACCTCGACGTCGGGGTAGCGCGCGCGCACCGCCTCGTAGGCCGCGCGCACCGAACCCGCGGCGATCTTGTGGTTGTCCTTCACCATCGCGACGTCGTACAGCCCCATGCGCTTGTTGGTGCCGCCGCCGCAGCGCACGGCGTACTTCTCCAGGGCGCGCAGCCCCGGCGTCGTCTTGCGGGTGTCGAGCACCGTGGCGCCGGTGCCGTCGAGCACCTCGGCCCAGCGGCGCGTGTGCGTCGCGACGCCGGACATGCGGCACACCAGGTTGAGCGCCGTCCGCTCGCCGGTGAGCAGCGCCTGGGTGGGGCCGGTGACCTCGGCCAGGACGTCCCCGCGGCGCACGCTCGCGCCGTCCTGCGCGCGCAGCGTCACCTGCGGCTGCGGGCAGCCGAGGCGGCGGGCGACGTCGTCCCAGACCAGGGCGAAGACCGCCAGGCCGGCCACGACGCCGTCGGCCCGCGCGACGACCCGTCCGGTCGACTGCTGGTCGAGCGGGATGGTCGCCGAGGCCGTGACGTCGACGCCGTCCGGGCCGCCGAGGTCCTCGTCGAGCGCCCGCCGGACGACGTCGCGCGCGTCGTCAACGTCGAGCGGCGGGGTGACGGCGGGCGGCGCGGGCTGGCTCACGAGCGGCACCCTAGCGAAGCGCTGCGCCCCGACTTTGCACGCCGTGCCAGCACTTCACGCGGCCAGCACGCCGCGTGAAGTGCTCGGGGACCTACTTCACGTGAACACCGGGGAAGGCGAGTAGGTGGTGGTGAGGGTGCCGTCGGGGGCGCGGCGGGTCGTGAGGTGGCCGCGGCAGCGGGCGTCGTCGCGGTCGGGGAAGTCGGTGCGCAGGTGGCCGCCACGGGTCTCCTCGCGCTGGGCGGCGACTTGCGCGAGCAGCGACCCCACCTGGTGCAGGTTGGTGGTCTCCCAGGCCGCCGAGCCCGCAGCCTCGGTGGTGCACTCCGCTAGAGCCGCAAGCTCGAAACCGGTGTGCTGCAACGACTCGGCGCTCCGGACTGCACCGGCGCCAGCCGTCATGGCGAGCTGGACGTCGATGCGCCGCTCGGGGTCGAGCAGCGTCTCGCCGCCCGGCCGCTCCACCGGCTCGGACGACGGCAGCTCGCCCGCAGCCAGCCGCGCCGTCAGGTCGTCGGCGATGCGGTGGGCGAACACGAGGCCCTCGAGCAGCGAGTTGGAGGCCAACCGGTTGGCGCCGTGCACCCCCGAGCACGCCACCTCGCCGCAGGCGTAGAGCCCTTCGAGCGAGGAGCGGCCGTGCAGGTCGGTGGCGACGCCACCACTGGCGTAGTGCTGCGCCGGCGCCACGGGCAGCAGGTCGGTGGCCGGGTCGAACCCGAGCGAGCGGCAGCGCTCGACGATCGAGGGGAACCGCCGCTCGAGGAACTGCGACCCCAGGTGCCGCGCGTCGAGGTAGACGTGCGAGGAGCCCTCGGCGTGCATGCGGTCGACGATCGCCCGCGACACGACGTCGCGCGGCGCCAGATCGGCCAGCTCGTGCACCGCCGCCATGAACCGCTCGCCCGCACCGTCGACCAGCACCGCACCCTCGCCGCGCACCGCCTCGCTGATGAGCGGCTGCTGTCCGCGCGAGCCTGCGCCCAGCCACAGCACCGTGGGGTGGAACTGCACGAACTCCAGGTCGCGGACGTCGGCCCCGGCCCGCAGCGCCGCGGCCATGCCGTCTCCCGTGGCCACGGCGGGGTTGGTGGTCGCGGCGTACACCTGCCCCAGACCGCCGGTGGCGAGCACGACCGCCCGCGCGAGCGCCGCACCGACGCCGTCGCGCATGCCTTCACCCAGCACGTGCAGCGTGGTGCCGCAGACCCGGCCGGTGGCATCCTGCAGCAGGTCGACGACGAGCGCGTGCTCGATGACCTCGATACCGGGGTCGTGGCGCACCGCCTCCAGCGCGGCGATGAGCGCCCGTGAGATCTCGCGGCCCGTCGCGTCGCCGCCGGCGTGCGCGATGCGGTCGCGGTGGTGGCCGCCCTCTCGCGTCAGGGCGATCTCCCCCTCGGGCGTGCGGTCGAACTCGGCGCCCATCGCGACCAGCTCGCGCACGCGCGCCGGCCCCTCGGTGACGAGCGCCCGCACCGCCTCGACGTCGCACACGCCGACGCCCGCGGCGAGGGTGTCCTGCAAGTGCTCCTGGGGCGAGTCGGCCGGGTCGAGCGCCGCGGCGATACCGCCCTGCGCCCAGCGGGTCGAGCCCTCGTCGAGCACCGTCTTGGTCACGAGCAGCACGCGGTCGACCCGCTGGCGCAGCCGCAGCGCGGTGGTCAGGCCGGCGATGCCCGAGCCGACCACCACGACGTCGGCGCTGGTGGTCCAGCCGGGCGGCGGCGCCACGAGCCGCCGGGGGATCGTCAGAGCCACGCCCGGCTCACCCCTGCGAGCCCGAGAAGGCGGGCAGCGCTCCGCCGTCCGGCCCCAACCGCACGGGCACGTTGTCGATGAGCCGCGTCGTGCCCACCCGGGCAGCAACGGCCAGCAGCGCCTCGCCGCGGTACCACTCCGGCACGTCCTCGAGCGTCTCGGGGTGAACCAGCACGAGGTAGTCGACGAGCACGAGCGGCTCGGCGACGAGCACGGCGCGCGCGGCCCGACGGACGGCGCTCGGCCCCTCCGCCGCGATCTCGGCCCCGGCGTGGAGCGCCCGGGACAGGGCGAGCGCGGCCTCGCGGTCGCTCGGCGTCAGGTAGACGTTCCGACTGCTCATGGCGAGGCCATCGGCCTCGCGCACGGTGGGCACGGCGACGACCTCGAGCGGGAAGTCGAGGTCTCGGGCCATGCGCCGGATCAGCAGGAGCTGCTGGGCGTCCTTCTGGCCGTAGTAGGCGAGGTCGGGCCGCGTGAGGTGCAGCAGCTTGCCCACCACGGTGAGCACGCCGTCGAAGTGGCCCGGCCGCGACTGGCCCTCGAGCACGTCGCCCAGAGGTCCGGCGCTCACGCGGACGCCGGGGTCGCCGTCCGGGTAGACGACGTCAGGGCTCGGGGTGAAGACGAGGTCGACGCCCTCACGCGCGCAGATCGCCAGGTCGCTGTCGATGGTGCGCGGGTAGCGCGAGAGGTCCTCACGCGGGCCGAACTGCAACGGGTTGAGGAAGATCGTGACGATGACGTGGCGGGCGCGCCGACGCGCCACCTTGATGAGCGACGCGTGCCCCTCGTGCAGGGCACCCATCGTCATGACGACGGCGACGTCGCCGTCGTCCAGCGCTGCGCGGGCCACCGCCAGCTCCTCGCGCGTGTGCGCGACGACCGGTGTGGACGTGGAGGTCGGCGTGGTCACTCAGGCTCCTTCGAACGGGCCAGGACGTCGAGCAGGTTCTCCGCGACCTGGGGTGACAACCGACCGGACGCCAGGGCCCGCACCGCCGTGGCCCGGGCGAGCGCGACGTACGTCGGCAACACGTCCGGGGTCTCGTGGGTGAGCTCGCGCACGTGCGCGGCCACCGTACCGGCGTCACCGCGCACCACGGGGCCGGTGGTCGCCGCGTCGCCGCTGCGCAGCGCACCGTCGAGGGCCGCCGACAGCAGCGGGGCGAGCACGCGGTCGGGGCTCTCGACGCCCGCGCCGCGCAGCACCTGCAGCGCCTGCGCGACGAGCGTGACGAGGTGGTTCGAGCCGTGAGCGAGGGCCGCGTGGTAGCGGGGCCGATCGGCCTCGGCCACCCACACCGGCTCGGCACCCATCTCGAGCACCAGGGCCTCGGCCACCGGCCGCGCCGCCTCGGGTGCCGTGACACCGAAGCAGCAGCCCTCGAGCCGCTCAAGATCGACGGCGGTGCCGGCGAAGGTCATCGCCGGGTGCAGCGCCAGGGGGATGACGTGGTGCGCGACGGCCGGCTCAAGCACCGACACCCCGAACCGGCCACTGGTGTGGACCACGATCTGCCCCGCCTGCCAGGCGCCGGTCTCGGTGAGGCCCTGCACCAGCGCCGGCAGCTCGTCGTCCGGCACGGTGAGCAGCACCAGCTCGGCTGCGGCCACCACCTCGGGCACGGGCACGACCGGGACGCCCGGCAGCAGCCGCTCGGCGCGGTCGAGCGACGCGGCGCTCACGCCGCTGGTGGCTACCACGCGGTGACCAGCGCGCGCGAGGGCCGCACCCAGCACGGCGCCGACGCGGCCGGCACCGACCACGCCGACGTCGAGCCGCGCGGGACGCTCGCCCGCGGGCGTCAGGTCGAGGCTGCCGACATCCACGGACGCGACGCTAGTGCGTGGCGTCCCACCCCGGGCGCCCCGGGCCATGACTTCGGATCCACGGTGCACGCCTGGGGCGGCGCTGGGGGCGTGCGCGGTCGCTACGCTCGGCGCATGGGACGGCACGAGCGGCTCGCGAGTCTCGCGCAGCTCGACCGCGACGGCCTGGTGGTGGCCGACCTCGGCTGCGGCACGGGGCGCACGGTGCGCAAGCTGCTGGAGACCACGCCCGCACCCGCCACCGTGCACGCCGTCGATCACGGCTCCGACCTCGATGACGACCTGCTCCACGACTCGCGCGTGGTGTCCCGAGTCGCCGACCTCGACGCCCCCCTGCCCTTCGACGACGCGACGATCGACCGCATCGTGTCGATGAACGTCGCCGAGAACCTGCTGGACCCGCCGGGCTTCCTTCGGGAGTGCTTCCGGGTGCTGCGGCCCGGTGGCTTGGCGGTGATCGGGCACACCGACTTCGACACCGCGCTGTTCACGAGCGACGACGACGCGTTGACCCGGCTGCTGGTCGACCGCTTCGTCGGCGTCGTCCCGTCGTGGCAGAGCCGAGCCGACGGCTTCATGGGCCGCAAGCTGCTGCGGCTGGCCGCCGACTCGCCGTTCGAGCTCGCCGACGTGCGGTCCTGGGCCGACCCGCACCGACGGTTCGACGAGGGGTCGCTCGCGTGGAAGATCGCGATGGGTATGCTCGCGGCCGCGGCTGACGACGAGGAGCTCTCGGCACGCGCAGGCGGATGGGTGGAGTCAGTGCGTCGGCTGGCCGACCAGGGGCGGTTCCTGTTCGCCATCACCGACGTGGTCGTGGTGCTGCGGCGTCCATGACGTTCGTCGCGTGGGACGTCGCCTGGCACGAGGCGCTGTACGGCCGCAACGGGTTCTACCGCCGCCCAGGCGGCCCGGCGGCGCACTTCCGCACGAGCGTGCACGCGTCGGATCTGTTCGCCGATGCCCTGCTGCGCCTGGCCCAGCGCGCCGGGCTGGGCCGCGTGGTCGACATCGGCAGCGGGCGCGGTGAGCTGTTGATGTCGTTGCGGCGCAGCGCAGCTGCCCGCGGGATCGCGGTTGAGCTCATCGGCTGCGACGTCGTCGACCGGCCGCCAGACCTTGCACCGGACGTGATCTGGGCCCAGTCGGACGGCGGCGCCGACGTCCCAGAAGCGTTGCGGCCGTGGTTGCGTGGCGCCCTGGTCGTGGCGCACGAGTGGCTGGACGACGTGCCGTGCCCCGTCGTCGAGCGGGCCGACGACCTCACCTGGCGCGTCGTGGAGGTCGACGCCTCGACCGGTCGCGAGCGGTTGGCCGGCCCCGTCGGCCCCCGCGAGAACCACTGGCTCGAGCGGTGGTGGCCGTCGGTGGACCCGCACGCCGGTGACCGCGCCGAGGTGGGCACCTCCCGCGACGACGCCTGGGGTTCCCTCGTGCGACAGGCGACGGACGCGCTGCTGCTGGCGGTCGACTACGGCCACGACCGGGAGACGCGACCGCCCCGCGGCACCCTCACCGGCTACCGCGACGGCACCGTGTGCCCACCCGTGCCCGACGGCTCGTGCGACGTCACCGCGCACGTGGCCGTCGACGCTCTGGCCGCCGCCGGCGAGCGGGCCGGCGCGGTGAGCAGTCACGGCACCACCCAGCGCGAGGCGCTCCTCGGTCTCGGCGTCGACGGCTCGCTCCCCTCGCCCGCCACCGCGGCGGGCGACCCGCTGAGCTACCTGCGGGCGGTGAGCGCGGCGAGCCACGCCGGTGAGCTGCTCGACCGGGCCGGGCTCGGCGCCTTCCGGTGGCTGATGCAGTCGACCGCCCACGACCGAGCCGAACCCCGCACCCTGCTCCACTCAGCGTGACCACCTCGGCACTTTCAGCGACGGGCGCGCGGGCGGATTGGACAGCGTCGCCACGGTTTGGCGACTCTGGGCCGGTGCCGCATTCCCGACGTGTCGCCGCCGCCCTGCTCGGCGCGACGGCCCTGGCTGCCGCCCTCAGCGGGTGCGGCGGCGCTGGCGGGGCCTCGCCGCGCACGACGGTGACGGTCACGACCTCGAGCCAGCCGACCCACACGGCCACCCCGACGCCGACCGCGACGAGCGACGTCAAGGGCCGCCACTTCGACCTCGGCACCGTCACCGACGTCGCGACGGTGGGCGGCGTCACGGTCATCGAGCTCGACCGGTGGACACTGCCGGGCACGAGCGACACGGACATCGCCCGGAACGGCATCGAGGTCGTCCCTCATCGCGACGTCCGCTACACCAACCAGAACACCGAGAAGACCTACACCGCGCCGGTGGCCGACGGCGCGATCGTGGTGGTCAACCGCTGCGTGCCGGGCACCGGCGGCGAGCTCGGGCTGGAGTCGACGCCGCAGAGCGCCACGACGTGGCTGAAGAACGCCGACAGTCGCGACGTCCTCGTCGTGACGTACGACGACCAGGGCCGCGTCACCCGGCTCGACACCGACCCGCGCTGCGCCTGACCGCTCAGCCGCGCACCGGCACCGACTCGTAACCGCGCAGCACGAACGTCGGACGCCGCGTCGGTTTAGCCGCCAGCTCGAGCGCCGGGTAGCGCCGCAGGAGCGCCGGCAGCGACGTCTGCAGCTCCAGCCGCGCCAGCGGAGCACCCAGGCAGAAGTGGATGCCCGCACCGAACGCGAGGTGCGGGTTGGGTGCGCGGTCGACGACGAAGCGGTCGGCGTCGGCGAACACGTCGGGGTCACGGTTGGCCGCACCGAGCAGCGCGGCGACCTTGTGACCCTGGGGGATCCGCACCGTGCGGTCAGGGAGCTCGAGCTCGACGTCCTGCGTGGCCGTGCGCTCGAAGAGGTGCAGCGGCGAGTCGTGGCGCAGCATCTCCTCGACCCCGAGCGCCACGAGCGACGAATCAGAGACGTTGCGCCGCAACGTCTCCAGTTGGTCGGGAGCAGACAGCAGCGACACCAGGCCGTTGCCGAAGCCGTTGACGCTCGCCTCGTGTCCGGCGTTGAGCAGCAGCACCACCGTGGCGATGAGCTCGTGGTCGTCGAGCTTGTCGCCGCCGTCGCGCACCTGGACGAGATGGGTGACGAGGTCGTTGCGCGGGTCGGCGCGCCGCGCGGCGGCGAGCTCCTGAACGTAGGCGGCGAACTCGCCGCAGGCCGCGCGCGCCGCGGCCTCCTGCTGCGGCGTCCGGTCGACCTCGTACATCCGCACGATGGCCTGCGACCACGGGCGCAGCAGGTGCTGGTCGGTCTCGGGCCAGCCGAGCAGCTCGGCGATCACCAGCACCGGCAGGGGTTCGGCGTAGTCGCCGATGACGTCGAAGGAGCCGGAGTCGGCCAGCGCGACGTCGCACTCGTCGAGCAGGCCCTCGGCGAGCTCGGCGACGCGCGGTCGCAGCCGCTCGACGTGGCCCCGACCGAACGCCGCGGCCACCAGGCGACGCAGGCGGGTGTGCTTCGGCGGCTCGCTGTCGAGGATGGAGTCCGCGTGCAGCCAGTTGAAGGTGCCCCAGTCGGACTCCGGTGCGCGCGGGGCGAAGACGCGGCCGAGGCGCCGCTCACGCAGCACGACGTCGGCGGCGCGATGGGTGAGGGTCACGGCCTGGCCGAGCCCTTCGTGCCAGAGCAGCGAGCCCTGCCGGCGCGCCTCGTCGAAGGCCGAGTACGGGTCGGCGATGAAGGCCGGGTCGCGGACGTCGAACGCCGCGCGCAGCGGCTCGAGCGAGGTGTCCGGGCTGGTCGGCGCGGTGGCGGTCATCGAGGTCCTCCTGGGGCCTGCATCCAACGTCCCTGGTCGAGGTCGCCGCGGCGAGCCCGCGCTGCGCGTCCGCGCTCGGCCTGCTGGTCGAGCAGGTCACCGGCCACGTCGGTGGGCAGGTGCGCCACGGACGGCGCGATCGGCCCCTGCGTGGAGTGAACCTCGAACGTGGCGACGCCGAGCCGTCGCTGCAGCGGTCCCTGTCGCACGCCCAGGCTCTGCGTGCGAGCGTGCGGGACGACGTCCAGCTCGCGCACGAGCACGCCTCGGCGCATCAGCAGGACGTCGTCGAGCACGCTCACCCCGTGCCGCCGCCAGCCGATGGGGTCGATCCAGCGCGTGCGCCGAGGAGCGACGACGAAGCCGCCCGCGGTGTCGGTGCCCGTGAGGCCGGCCTTGATGGCCCGCATGGTGGGCCCGGCGGCGTCCTCGGTGAGGCTGGGCGCGAGGGCCGGCAGCGCCAGGCGCAGCACCAGGAGCGCCTCAGCGCGCGAGCCGACGGTGAGCAGCACGTTCTCCTGGCCCGCGGAGTCCTGGCCGGCGTCGCTGCCCCCGCGTCCACCGGAGTACCCGGCGACGTTCACCTCGAGCTTCCACCAGTCGCGCGAGCGCCAGAGCAGCGGCTGGCGCAGGCGCACGACCTGCACGCGGCCGGGCGGCACGGTCTGAGCGCGCGTGGTGAGCAGCCCGTGGTGCAAGCGGATGCCGTCCGGCGAGGTGGCCACCCGGAAGCCGAACGCCGACGTGAACCTCGCCCACGCTGTGCCGCCGACGCCGAGCACCACGGGGAGGAATCCCGCGAGCACCGCAGGCTCTCGAGTCACCGCCACCGTGACGACGCCGGCCGCCAGCGCCAGGACCGCCACGACCGAGACCCCGCTGCGGGCGAACGACTCCAAGGTCGTCGGCACCGACACGGTGAGCACCTCGTGCTCGGGAGCCTCGGGAGCGACCTGCCCGACGTACTCGACGCCGGCTGCCCGCGCCAGCAGGGTGTTGCGCAGCTGCTGGGCGTCCGCCTCCCGCAGCAGCGACAGCGAGATGGCGGAGTCCTTGCCGCCCGCCACCTCGAGCTTGAGCTCGGCCAGCCCGAAGAACCGCGCGAGCAGCGGTCGCACGACGTCGATGGCCTGCAACCGGTCGAGCCGCGCCTGGCGCTGCTGCCGGAACAGCACGCCGGTGTGCAGCTGCAGGGTGTCGCCCTCGACCCGGTACGCCGCGCGTTGCCAGGCGAGCAGCGCGTACACGCCCCCGACGAGCGCCGCGCCGGCGATGACGGCCAGGCTGATCAGCGCCTCCTGACGCGAGGGCAGGCCGTGGCTCACGAGCTCGTCGCCCCGCTGCTGGGCGATGACCGCCACGAGCACGGCGACGACCTTCCACCCGCGCACCAGCGGCGTGAGCGGGTGCAGTCGGTGCCACGTGCCGTCGGCGGTGTCGTCGGCGGTGACGTCGCCGGTGACCGGGCCGGCACCGCCTTCGGTCGGTGCGCTCACAGGCCGGCCAACCGCGCCTCGCCGCGTTGGGCCAGGCGGTCACGCAGTCGGGCCGCCTCGTCGGGCACGAGGCCGTCGATCGAGGCGTCGGTGCCGGGCGAGGCGGTGTGCAGCTGCACGGACGAGTAGCCGAGCTTGCGCGCGAGCGGACCAGCGGCGACGTCCACGAACTGCATGCGGCCGTAGGGCACCACGACGATGTTCCGGAACATGACGCCGTGCCGCACGAGCAGGTCGTCGGCGCGCTCGACGTAGCCTATCGCGCGCACCTGGCGGCCGATGAGCCACCACGCCCACGCCAGGGCCAGCACCGGCACCGCTACCAGGGCCAGCAACCACGAGACCGCGCTCAGCACTGCGGCCGCCACCACCGCGATCGCGACGACGGCGCAGACCACGCCGACGACGAGCCGCCGGCCCGTCGCGAGCCGGTCGGAGACCGGGTGCCAGGTGACGTCGTCCGGCGCGAAGGGGTCCACGGCGCCATGCTGGCACACCAGCGGGCTCCGCCGTGGTGGCACACGTGATGGCAGACTCGGGGCCGTGACCCAGGCCCAGACCGGACGCGAGCTGACCGTCGGCGTCGGCGCCGGCGGCCTGGCCACCGCCGACATGGTGCTCAATATCGGCCCGCAGCACCCGGCCACCCACGGCGTGCTGCGGCTGCGGCTGGTCGTGGACGGCGAGCGGATCGTCAGCGCCGATCCCGTGATCGGCTACATGCACCGCGGCGCGGAGAAGCTGTTCGAGGTGCGCGACTACCGGCAGATCATCGTGCTGGCGAACCGGCACGACTGGCTGTCGGCGTTCGCCAACGAGCTCGGTGTGGTGATCGGCGCCGAGCGGATGCTCGGCATGGAGGTGCCCGAGCGGGCCGTCTGGGCCCGCACGCTGCTGGCCGAGCTCAACCGGGTGCTCAACCACCTGATGTTCCTCGGCTCGTACCCGCTGGAGCTGGGCGCGATCACGCCGATCTTCTACGCGTTCCGCGAGCGCGAGGAGATCCAGGCCGTCATGGAGGAGGTCTCCGGCGGCCGCATGCACTACATGTTCAACCGCGTGGGCGGTCTGAAGGAGGACCTGCCGGCGGGCTGGCTCGGCCGGGTCGCGGCCGCTGTGGCTGCGGTGCGCCGTCGGCTGCCTGACCTCGAGGGCATGCTCGTGGGCAACGAGATCCTGCGGGCGCGCACGCGCGGGGTGGGCGTGCTGTCGCGCGAGCTCGCTGCGGCGTACGGCGTCAGCGGCCCGATCGCGCGCGCGAGCGGCCTCGACCTCGACCTGCGCCGCGACGAGCCGTACCTCGCATACGGCGAGCTGTTCGGGCCCGGCGGCCCGGGCCGGGTGGTCACGCGCACCGAGGGCGACGCGTTGGCCCGGCTCGAGTGCCTGCTGGAGCAGGTGCACGTCTCGCTCGACCTGGCGGAGGCCTGCGTCGACCGGCTCGCGGCGCTGCCGGCGGGGCCGGTGAACGTGCGGCTGCCCAAGGTGCTGAGGGTGCCGGAGGGGCACAGCTACACCTGGACCGAGAACCCGCTGGGCATCAACGCCTACTACCTGGTGTCGCGCGGCGACAAGGTGCCGTGGCGGCTGAAGCTGCGCACGGCGTCCTTCGCGAACGTCCAGGTGCTCTCGCGGCTGCTGCCCGGCTGCCTCATCGCCGACATGGTGTCGGTGCTGGGCTCGATGTTCTTCGTCGTCGGCGACGTCGACAAGTAGCCCCTCACCCCGCCGACCTCGCGCAGATACCCGCCATTTCCCGGTGAAACGGGCGCATTGACGCCCGCACCAGCCGGAGAATGGCGGGGATCTGCGAGACGCGGTCAGGCGGTGTGGCGGNGCCGGGTCGCCGGCCGCGAGCTGTGCGGTCACTTGCGCCTCGCGAGCCTGGTCGACCTCGGCGAACACCGCCGACTCGGCGTCCTCGGCCGTCGCCGGGCCGAGGGCCTCGGCCACTGGGAGGGGGAAGAGCTTGATCACCGGGTGGGGCACGGTGTCGACCAGCGGGTCGGCGCTGTGAGCCACCGGGACGACGGCGAGCCGGGTACCCGAGACGAGCGTCACCGGCGCGGGGACCGTCGGCACCGCGGCGAGCGCCTCACCCGGAGTACGCGGCGCCGAGACGCTGGCGGGCAGGCCGAGCGCCGCCGCTTCGAGGCGGTGCCTACCGTGGTAGCCGCGCCCGAGGGCAGCAGCGATCACCGCACTGACGAGCCGCCAGCGCAGAGAACGAGTACCCCGGTGCCTACCAATCACGACACGAAGCGTACTGCGTCACAGCAGTCACATCTGTCACCCGATTGTCGGCGTGTCGCGCTCGACCGGGCACGCAGAGTCACCGTGACAGGATCGGGCGATGACCTCCTCGCGTGACTCCGCGGCCACCGCCCTCGCCGTCACCGACTGGCGGCGCCGGGTCCACGACCTCTACCGCGAGGTCCGCGAGGCCGGCGACCCCGCCGAGGCGCACACCCGCTGGGTGCGCGGCCGCGACGAGCTGTTCGCCACGCACCTCGCGACGCCGCTCCTGCCCGAGCACCGCGCCGACTTCGCCGGGCTGGTCGTGACCGACTACGACCCGCGCTACCGCTTCGAGGCGAGCATCGAACCGGCTGACGCCGGACCCGACGCCTTCACCGCCACGACCGGCACGGACGGTGAGGTGCCGTACGAGCGGTTGGGACGGGTGCGCCTGCAGGCACCGGACGGCGAGGTCAGCCTCGACGTGTGGCGCCTGGCGTCGTACGGCGGTGGGCTGTTCGTGCCGGTGCGCGACGCCACGTGCGGCCGCAGCGCCTACGGCGGTGGCCGCTACGTGCTCGACACCGTCAAGGGAGCCGACCTCGGTGCCGGCGCTGGCGAGGGCACCGTGGTGATCGACCTGAACTTCGCGTTCAACCCCTCCTGCGCCTACGACCCCGCGTGGGCCTGCCCGCTCGCACCCGCCGGCAACACGACCGCGGTGCCACTCCCCGTCGGGGAGCAGCACCGCGGGCCGTGGGTGCAGGCGTGATCAGCCGGCGGCCAGCGAGCCGTCCGAGCTGAAGACCAGGCCCAGCGCGATCTCCCCCTGCTTCAGGGCGT containing:
- a CDS encoding DUF2975 domain-containing protein, with the translated sequence MTTPTRQGANELAVVEWLLRGAAVLAAAAALWMLLGANGLGLVSSYGRPGAPSDASLVMNERVTIEGEAGLATVRAANQQLGSLEQRSDAVAASGRRGPNLAEVEGPTDVTVQFWSPTGPQRWAWLLVRVVPAAFAAIGLWLLAALTRSAHRGSPFTRRNVHRLMLLTSLVAAGGLIGDWGAALVRMWLIDSSDLGSLVSPGAELSFAFLGVVLLLGVVTEVWRRGVAMREDLDGLV
- a CDS encoding helix-turn-helix transcriptional regulator, whose product is MSGGEDAEAHRIACRLDVLLEERGITLTELSARVGVSVVNLSVLKNDRARAIRFSTLTAICEALDCQPGDVLTLAP
- the nadC gene encoding carboxylating nicotinate-nucleotide diphosphorylase, with translation MSQPAPPAVTPPLDVDDARDVVRRALDEDLGGPDGVDVTASATIPLDQQSTGRVVARADGVVAGLAVFALVWDDVARRLGCPQPQVTLRAQDGASVRRGDVLAEVTGPTQALLTGERTALNLVCRMSGVATHTRRWAEVLDGTGATVLDTRKTTPGLRALEKYAVRCGGGTNKRMGLYDVAMVKDNHKIAAGSVRAAYEAVRARYPDVEVQVEVTTVAEALEAVGAGARFLLCDNMSVDLLRETVDAVRAATPERVEIEGTGGLTLEHAREYGLTGVDYLSVGGLTHSSPILDIALDLV
- a CDS encoding L-aspartate oxidase — encoded protein: MALTIPRRLVAPPPGWTTSADVVVVGSGIAGLTTALRLRQRVDRVLLVTKTVLDEGSTRWAQGGIAAALDPADSPQEHLQDTLAAGVGVCDVEAVRALVTEGPARVRELVAMGAEFDRTPEGEIALTREGGHHRDRIAHAGGDATGREISRALIAALEAVRHDPGIEVIEHALVVDLLQDATGRVCGTTLHVLGEGMRDGVGAALARAVVLATGGLGQVYAATTNPAVATGDGMAAALRAGADVRDLEFVQFHPTVLWLGAGSRGQQPLISEAVRGEGAVLVDGAGERFMAAVHELADLAPRDVVSRAIVDRMHAEGSSHVYLDARHLGSQFLERRFPSIVERCRSLGFDPATDLLPVAPAQHYASGGVATDLHGRSSLEGLYACGEVACSGVHGANRLASNSLLEGLVFAHRIADDLTARLAAGELPSSEPVERPGGETLLDPERRIDVQLAMTAGAGAVRSAESLQHTGFELAALAECTTEAAGSAAWETTNLHQVGSLLAQVAAQREETRGGHLRTDFPDRDDARCRGHLTTRRAPDGTLTTTYSPSPVFT
- the panC gene encoding pantoate--beta-alanine ligase, with the translated sequence MTTPTSTSTPVVAHTREELAVARAALDDGDVAVVMTMGALHEGHASLIKVARRRARHVIVTIFLNPLQFGPREDLSRYPRTIDSDLAICAREGVDLVFTPSPDVVYPDGDPGVRVSAGPLGDVLEGQSRPGHFDGVLTVVGKLLHLTRPDLAYYGQKDAQQLLLIRRMARDLDFPLEVVAVPTVREADGLAMSSRNVYLTPSDREAALALSRALHAGAEIAAEGPSAVRRAARAVLVAEPLVLVDYLVLVHPETLEDVPEWYRGEALLAVAARVGTTRLIDNVPVRLGPDGGALPAFSGSQG
- a CDS encoding Rossmann-like and DUF2520 domain-containing protein; translated protein: MDVGSLDLTPAGERPARLDVGVVGAGRVGAVLGAALARAGHRVVATSGVSAASLDRAERLLPGVPVVPVPEVVAAAELVLLTVPDDELPALVQGLTETGAWQAGQIVVHTSGRFGVSVLEPAVAHHVIPLALHPAMTFAGTAVDLERLEGCCFGVTAPEAARPVAEALVLEMGAEPVWVAEADRPRYHAALAHGSNHLVTLVAQALQVLRGAGVESPDRVLAPLLSAALDGALRSGDAATTGPVVRGDAGTVAAHVRELTHETPDVLPTYVALARATAVRALASGRLSPQVAENLLDVLARSKEPE